GAATGTCCATCCGGCATGCAGAGTGCATATTGGGAAATTCCAGGAAGAGTGGCCACGTTGGTGATCTGTTCGTAGACAGTTTCGTCCATCTCCTGGATCAATTTCTCTGTAGCATAAATCCGGGCTGGCACGCGCATGCCCTTTTCGCAATCTCTTGGGATCTCCCAAAGTGTGTCTGAAATCCGCTCAACTTGTAACATGAGTAGTCCTCCGATCCCCGGTCGTTGGCTCGCGGCTTCCGATTTGCCAGTCTGCTAAAAACCTCAACTCTGTTCCCCGCTGGTGCAAGATCCTTCTTCAGCCAAATATTCGAATATGCCTTAGAAGTTGACAGTTTGCTTCTCCATCGCCGTTCAGCATGAAGCAAAATGGCATTTTTGCTTTGCCTTTTATTGAATAAAGGTTTTATTGGCTTCAGATGATCGGCAACCTGCTACAACCTGAACTCGTAGAGCTAATTAAGCAGAGAAATTTTGCGCAATTGAGGGAAATCCTATGCGGGTTTTCACCGATGGAAATTGCGGAGATTTTTACCGACCTGCAATCGGACGATGAGGCGGTGCTTATGCGGATCCTGCCGCACGAGACCGCTGCCGAGGTTTTTGAATATCTTTCGTTGGAGGAGCAGGAGCAGTTGTTACATTCCCTCGGCAGTGAACAGGTGGCGCAGATACTTAATGATATTTCCCCTGACGATCGCACGGCTTTGCTTGAGGAGCTACCTGCTGCCGCCACCCAGAAATTGCTGAATCTGCTATCCCCGAATGAGCGTAAAATTGCTTCCGACCTGCTGGGCTATCCAAAGGATTCCATTGGTCGGCGAATGACTCCGGAGTATGTCGCCATCAAGCAGAGTTGGAATGCGCAGGAAGTCCTAAACTACTTGCGCGTTGAAGGCAGGAAACGCGAGTCCTTAAATCAACTCTACGTGGTCGATGAAAAGGGCAAGTTGGTGGATTGGGTGCGGCTGCGAAATGTCGTGGTTGCCGATCCTCAAACTCCGGTCGTGGAACTCCTTGAGAACCGTAATCTGGCTTTGCGCGCCACGGACGATCAGGAAAGTGCCGTGGCCGCTTTTAGGAAATATGATGTGACGATTCTTCCGGTGGTGGATTCCAAGGATGTTCTCGTAGGCGTGGTCACGGTGGATGATATTTTGGATGTGGCTGAAAAGGAAGCCACGGAAGACATTCAAAAGCTGGGCGGTATGGAGGCCTTGGACGCACCTTACCTGAAGATCACGCTGCTGCAGATGGTCAAAAAGCGCGCGGGCTGGCTTTCGATCCTGTTCGTCAGTGAAATGTTTACGTCCACGGCGATGGGCTACTTTGAAGGTGAAATTGAGAAAGCTGCCATCCTTTCCATATTTCTTCCGCTGATTCTTTCGAGTGGCGGTAACTCCGGATCGCAGGCCACCACGCTTATTATCCGAGCCATGGCGGTCCGTGATGTGGCTCTGCGTGATTGGGCGCGTGTCTTTCGCCGGGAACTCATGGCTGGGCTTTCGCTCGGATTCGTCCTCGCAACGCTCGGATTCGCCCGCATTTTCATCTGGCAACACCTCAAGTTCAAGGATTACGGCCCGCATTATATGAAGGTGGCTCTCACCATCAGCGGCAGTTTGATCGGGGTGGTGCTCTGGGGAAGTCTCGTCGGTGCCATGTTGCCGATGGTTCTGCGCCGCTTGAAATTCGATCCTGCCGTCTGCTCCGCACCGTTTGTGGCAACTCTGGTGGATGTGACCGGCATCGTGATCTATTTCAATGTCGCTTACCAGTTGCTGCACGGAACACTCCTATAATTTTAAGAAAAAACTCGCTCTTTAAAGAAATTCCACGAAACTAATTTTCTGAAGGCATTGTGCTGCGAGGAGTCACGGCATTGCACTCAAAACTGGAATCATGGCATTTGAGATATCAGCACCTCGCCCGCAGCGCAATTTTAGCTGGGTTGATCTGGCAGTTTTGGTCGGACTGGTGGCAGTGATCTATGGAATCACTGCCGTGGCCAGGGAATGGTCCGGACAACTGCAACCGGTCGCAGAGATTCACCTGGATTTAAGGTATCTTCCACTTTATACCCTGTTTAGCCTCACCCGGGGAGTCATTGCTTATGTCATCTCCTTTTTCTTCACGATGACTTACGGTTATGTGGCCGCCCGGGTGAAAGGGTCTGAACGGGTGATGCTTCCCATGCTGGACATTCTTCAGAGCATTCCAGTGCTTGGATTTCTTCCGGGATTCGTCCTGGGTTTGATTCATCTTTTTCCGCATCGCAACCTGGGACTGGAAATCGCTTCCGTATTGATGATTTTTACCGGACAGGTTTGGAACATGACTTTCTCCTTTTACTATTCTTTAAAGTCGGTTCCAGAAGAGCTGAACGCTGTTGCCCGACTTTCGAAACTAACATGGTGGCAGCGCTTTCTGCGGCTGGATTTGTCTTATGCCGCCTCCGGGTTGGTTTGGAACAGCATGCTCTCCATGGCAGGAGGTTGGTTCTTTTTGACGGTCAGCGAAGCGTTCGTGCTGGGTTCGCATGATTTTCGATTGCCCGGTCTGGGCTCGTATATGAGCCTCGCGATCGAGCAGGGGAATGTCACCGCGCAGGTAATGGGGGTGGTGGCCATGGGGTCAATGATAGTGTTTTTGGACCAATTGGTTTGGCGACCGGTTGTTGCCTGGTCCCAAAAATTTAGCGATGAGGATGCCTCGACCCGCGGAGGAACAGAATCATGGCTTTGGGACCGCGTTCGCCGTTCCCGTCTTTGGGGACCTTTTGTCCGCTCGCTTTCCAAACTTTTGCCGCGAGCCAATAAGATGCTTTCGGCCGGCCTGCCTCAGCCGCAATCCCGTTCTCAAAAACGAGTTTTTGCTCAAATTCTGAAATGGTTTTTCGTTATTGCTGCGCTCTCGGGGGCGATATTTGCCGGAATAAAATATTTTCAATTATTGCATTCACTCAGCAAAGCTGACTGGAAGTCGATCCTGCTCAGCACGGCAATGACCTTCGGACGAGTGATTGCGGCGGTCGCTCTGGCCTCGCTTTGGACCATTCCGGTTGGCGTAATGATTGGGCGCAACCCTCGCTGGTCCCGTGCCATGCAGCCGATTATTCAAATGGTAGCCAGCTTTCCCGCCCCGATGTTGTTTCCGATTGTGGTAGCATTAGTGCTCTCCCTGGGGGGTGGGCTGGGCATTGGGTCTGTCTTTCTCCTGCTTTTGGGAACTCAATGGTATGTTTTATTTAACGTGATTTCGGGTAGCAGCGCGATTCCTCGCGAACTCTGGGAAGTATCACGATTGAAACGGTTGTCCCTGTCCGCACGTTGGCGAAAATTGATTTTGCCGGGAATATTTCCGTCACTGCTGACAGGCTGGATCACAGCCATGGGCGGCGCCTGGAATGCCAGTATCGTCGCTGAATATATGAAATATAAAGGACAGACACTTAGCACTATCGGACTTGGGGCGCTTATCAGCCAGGCAACGGACGAGGGCAGATTCGCTTTGCTTGGGGCCGCGGTGGGAGTCATGTCATTTACTGTGGTTCTGGTCAATCGCCTTGTCTGGCGTCCCTTGACTCACCAGGCCCAGACCCGTTACAGCTTGGATAATTGATTTATGGCAGAACTTCTTTTGGAAGCCCAACACATTTCTCACCGTTATGATCTGGCCGGGAGCAAGGCCATGGAGATCCTGCGCGACATCAGTTTGCAGGTGCGTGAACATGAAGTGGTGGCCATGCTTGGCCCATCCGGGTGTGGAAAATCCACATTGCTGCGTATTCTGATTGGCCTGTTGAAGCCGACTTCGGGCGAGGTCTTGTACCGCAATAAGAGCATGCAAGGTTTGAACCCTTCGGCTGCACTGGTATTTCAAAATTTCGCCTTATTTCCGTGGCTCAGCGTCCAGCAAAATATTTCCATGGGGCTGGAGAACCTGCCCTTGTCCGATGCTGAAAAGAGGCAACGGGTCCGTAAAGTAATCGACAAGGTCGGACTGGAAGGGTTTGAGGAAGCTTTTCCCAGAGAACTGTCCGGCGGTATGAAACAGCGCGTTGGCATTGCGCGAGCCCTGGTAGTCGAACCGGAAATTCTTTGCATGGATGAGCCATTCAGTGCGCTGGATGTGATGACCGGCGAAACGCTCCGCAATGAGGTCGTCGATATTTACACGGACAAGGCGTCGCCGGTGAATAGTATTCTAATGGTCACGCACAGCATTTCGGAAGCGGTATTCATGGCCACGCGCATTGTGGTTTTGGGAGCAAATCCGGGAACGCTGCGAGCCGTGCTCGATAACTTCCTGCCTTATCCCCGCGATGAGCATCATCCGGACTTTATCAGGCTAAGTCGACGGCTCCACGCGATTATCACCCAGACTGTGATGCCGGATGAGGTGGTGACACCTGCCGCACCTCCGACGATTCCCGGCATCCCCAATGTTTCTTTACTTGCCACCATCGGCCTGCTGGAAATTCTGGAGAACGAAGGTGAAATGGAATTGTTCGCTTTGGCCAAACAAGTGGACAAAGAGTTTACCCAGATGCTTTTGTTCGTCAAAGCCGCCGAATTGCTTGGCTGGGTAACGACTCCCGGGCAGAATGTTTTGCTCACCTCCGAGGGGAGGAAGTTTCTTGCGGCCGATGTGAATGCTCGCAAGCAATTATTAAACGCCAAGCTGCGGAGCATCTTTGTTTTTGATCTCGTGCTGCGTATGTTAAAAAATGCGGAGAATCATGAACTGGAAGAAGAGGTAGTCCTCAGCGAACTCGCCATGCTTTATCCTCACGAAAAACCGCACCGTGTTTTACGCACCATAATTGCCTGGGGACGTTATGCCGAACTATTCAAATACAACAGCACCCGCAAGGTAATCTATCCCTTTGACCAACCGTCCAGTGGCTCCGAAACGGAGGTTCCAGTGGGCGCGGATAGCGGTATGGAGCCTTGACGCGGCTAATTCAGCGTCCTAGTGTATTAAACGATTTACGGGGAGCCGACCGGTCCCACATGGGTGGGAAAAGGCTGAGAGTGTTGTGCGGGAGCGCAACAGACCCTTTGAACCTGCTCCAGGTAATGCTGGCGAAGGGAACTGAGCTTCTCCAGACTTCCCCGGAGCATTAGCAGATTGAACTGACGCGTACGCGCGCGAATTTAAAACTCAAATTAGAACGACATTATGATCGCACCTAGAGACTCCATCGAGCCAAAGAGTTCGGACCAGTTGCCTAATTCAAAACGCGTTTACGTGCCCGGCAATCTGCATAAGGATATTCGTGTGCCATTCCGCGAGATTACGTTGAATGCCACCAAAAATTTCAAGGGCGAGACTGAACCAAACGAAGCGGTGCGGGTTTATGATTGCAGCGGTCCCTGGGGTGATCCCGGTTATCAAGGTGACGTGACCAAGGGCTTGCCGCGCCTGCGTGAGAAATGGGTGATTGCCCGTGGTGACGTGGAAGCCTACGACGGGCGCAGGGTGAAACCGCAGGACAATGGATATCTTTCGGACGTCCATGCACAGAGCTCCGCTCAGCGAAACAACTCAGCCATCTCAGCCTTGAGTGCTCCGGAGTCAGCCACACACAGGCCACTGCGCGCTTCCAAGGGCCATCCTGTTTCGCAATTGTGGTATGCGCGTCAGGGAATCATCACCCCGGAAATGGAATATATCGCCATCCGCGAAAACATGGGTCGCGAAGCGGCGATGGAACTCATCGAGAATAAGAATGGAGATCGACGAGTGCTTAATCAGCAGCATCTCGGCAATTCCTGGGGCGCCAGCATTCCCAAATTTATCACGCCTGAGTTTGTGCGTGATGAAGTGGCTCGCGGTCGCGCCATTATTCCGGCGAATATCAACCATCCGGAATTGGAACCGATGATCATCGGGCGCAACTTCCTCGTGAAAATAAATGCCAATATTGGCAACTCAGCCGTCGCATCGAGCATTGAAGAAGAAGTTGAGAAGATGCGGTGGTCAACCAAGTGGGGCGCGGACACGGTCATGGATCTTTCCACCGGCAAAAACATTCATGCCACACGGGAATGGATTCTGCGCAATTCGCCTGTCCCCATTGGCACGGTGCCGATTTATCAAGCTTTGGAAAAGGTCGGCGGCAAGGCGGAAGAACTGACCTGGGAAATTTATCGTGATACGCTGCTTGAACAATGCGAGCAGGGGGTCGACTATTTCACCATCCACGCCGGCGTGCTGTTGCGTTTTATCCCGCTCACTGCGAATCGTGCGACCGGTATCGTTTCGCGTGGTGGCAGCATTCTCGCCAAGTGGTGTCTGGCTCATCACAAGGAGAATTTCCTCTACACCCATTGGGACGATATTTGCGAAATCATGGCTGCTTACGACGTCAGCTTTAGTATTGGTGACGGATTGCGGCCTGGTTCCATCGCCGACGCGAACGATGAGGCGCAGTTTGGTGAACTGAAGGTCCAAGGCGATTTAACCAAACGTGCCTGGGATCGTGGTGTGCAGGTCATGAATGAAGGTCCTGGTCACGTGCCAATGCACATGATCCAGGAGAACATGACCAAACAGTTGGAATGGTGCCATGAAGCTCCTTTCTACACGCTCGGGCCGCTCACGACTGACATCGCACCAGGCTACGATCACATCACCAGCGCCATCGGTGCCGCAATGATTGGATGGTATGGCTGTGCGATGCTTTGCTACGTGACTCCGAAGGAACATCTCGGCTTGCCCAACAAGAAGGATGTGAAAGATGGCGTGATCGCCTACAAGATTGCCGCCCATGCCGCTGATTTGGCCAAGGGCCATCCCGGTGCGCAATTTCGCGATAATGCCCTTAGCAAAGCCCGCTTTGAATTCCGTTGGGAAGACCAGTTCAATCTCAGTCTCGATCCTGAAACCGCCCGTGAATTCCACGACGAAACTCTGCCTCAGGATGGAGCCAAGAGCGCACATTTCTGCTCTATGTGCGGCCCACATTTCTGCTCCATGAAAATCACCGAGGACGTGCGCAAGTACGCAGCGGAGCAGGGGATCGCCGAAGAAGAAGCCTTGAAAAAAGGCATGGCTGATAAATCGAAGGAATTTGTCGAGAAAGGTGCCGAGGTTTACGCGAAGGCGTAATTTCCCTGTTTCCATTTAGCAACGTTTAAATGCCGCGGTCGAAGTATTTATCTTCTCCGCGGCATTTGCGTTTCGCCGCCGGTCAGGGGAATTTACCCGGGTTAAGGAAGGCTCCGGGTTGGTTGAAAAGGAAAACGTTGCACAGTACTTGCGCTTGGTGCGGTATGCCTTAAATTTCCAGCTGTGCCGATTTTTTATGAATGTGAGCGCTGCACTGCCTGTTGCCGCTGGCCGGGCCAGGTGCGATTGAGTGATGATGAGATTACCCGCCTCGCGGCTTTTAAAGGATTGAAGGATTACGATTTTATTCAGCAATTCACCAGGTTGACGCAGGATCGCCGTGGGCTTGCCTTGAAGGATAAGGAAAATGGCGAATGTATCTTTTTAGAACAGAATGGCTGTGCTGTTCAGCCAGTGAAGCCGCAACAGTGCCGGGATTTTCCGAATCTTTGGAACTTTCCCGGATTCGAGAAGGTTTGTCATGCGATCCCCAAACTGGTGAGTCCAGAAGAATACGAACGGCTGATAAAAAGAGCCACCAAGCCGGCCAACGAACTGGATTAGCCGAGTTTCTGACCTGGCTTTAAACTGTGCCCTGTCAGAAAGTCCTGTGCATTCATCCTCCGTCCGCCCTCGCGTTGCAAAGTGGTTACTTTCAAAGCCTTCTCTCCGCATGCGATGATAATGCCAGTTTTGTCTGCGGACAGGATTTCTCCAGGATTACCCGATGCTCCTTCAATCACTTCGGCCTGCCATATTTTGAGGAGCAAAGGTTTGGGCTCGGCTGGGAGGTGGGTAAACGCGCCTGGCCAGGGGGTGAAGCCGCGAACGCGGTTCCATAACACGTGAGCTGGTTGAGTCCAATCGAGCTTGCCGTCCTCTTTCAAAATCTTCCTGGCATAACTGACTCCTTCCACAGGCTGAGGCCGGGCGATAATCTTGCCGGACACGAATTCGCGAATGGTCGGAACCAGAAGCGCCGCCCCAATCTGTGCAAGCCGGTCATGCAAAAGCTGGGAGTTATCCTCGTGCTGAATAGGAGTGGTCTCCTGAGTCAGGATGTCACCCGTATCGAGACCGGCATCCATCTTCATGATGGTAACGCCTGTCACCGGTTCGCCATCGAGAATAGCCCATTGAATAGGCGCCGCTCCGCGATATTTTGGCAGGAGCGAGGTATGAACATTCAAGCAGCCGAAGCGTGGCAATTCCAAAATCGATTTTGGCAGGATCTGTCCGTAGGCAGCAACGACGATCAAGTCCGGTTTAAATTCTGCAAGGCTCTGTACAAATTCCGGATTGCGGGCACGTTCGGGTTGCAGGACAGGCAACGCATGCTTCAATGCGACCTGTTTAACTGGAGAGGGCTGTAATTTTAAATCCCGGCCTTTCGGTCGATCGGGTTGAGTGACCACGGCAACTACCGAAAAATCAGTTTGTTGGGTCAATGCTTCCAGACTGGCGCAGGCCAGTTCGGCGGTACCCATGAAAATGATGCGCAGGCGCTCCATGATAAAGAAGGAAAGGCCTTTGCTAACGGGTTATCAATTTGCGAGGCGCCTGAGCTCGCCGTTGCGGTCGTGCCTCAGGTTTCAAAGGTGAAGCTTTAGTCTCGCGCTCTCCCAATGAAGTGGCACAGCGGGAACAAACATATTCGTGTAACTCGCCTGATGGCAGGACCAGCAGGAGCCTTTCCCTGACAGGCTGCGATCGTTTGCACTTGGGGCAATATAGTTCGCTCGCGGTAAACGCTCCAAATTGCTGTGACATGCTAAATTTTTGTGATGTGACGCAAGATGTCGAACATGACCTTGGCAGGTGTCTGGGTCGAATCAATCTTGTGTACCATCTCCTTCCCGTAAAAATTTAGCACAGGTTTGGTTTCGCGCTCGTAAGTTTTCAAGCGATGTTTGATCACTTCCAAACTGGCATCATCCAACCGGTTTTCTCTCAGCGCCCGACGTTGGAGACGCTCCACCAATTTGTTCATGTTCGGACAGCGAAGATAGAAAATGGCACGCACATCTAGCGTATCTTTTAGCATTTCAGCCTGGGCTACGTTGCGTGGAATGCCATCGAGAATCAGCGTGTCGGTATCCGGATTAAAACGTCCCGATTTCTTATTGTTTTCGATAAACTGTTCCCAAAGTTCCACTGTGGGTTTATCGGGAACGAGCGAACCACGATTGGCATATTCGAGAAAAATGCGACCAATGGGACTGTCCGGCTTCAGGCTGCGAAATACATCGCCACAAGCGCAATGGAAGAAATTCGGGATGGTTCCCAGAATCTTACCCTGGGTCCCTTTGCCCGCTCCAGGGGCGCCAAACAGGAGTGTCGTGCGGTACTTCATACGTGGTCAGTCAGTTTTTAATCTTTTATGGCAGGATGGGTTCTGCGGCAGGTCCCGATTGCTTTTAGATTTATGGTGCGTCCCTATGTTTGACCTGCACTTCCTGAATCTCGATGAAAGGGATGGTTACATCATGAGAAGCGCCTTCTTTTTCCACCTGCAGGTTAACTTCGGTCATGGACACGCGGCTGATGCGCTGAGCAGTGTAGGTGCCGCGACTGGAACGAACGTTCATGACCATGTCCCTATCAGCCTCGGCGCGAACAACGGCAAAAAACCCCGGTACCTGGGTTTCAAAGAACCTGCGGTTAAAGGTAAATTGTCCTCGCGCAAAAATCTTGGCTGGGGGATATGAAGTCGCAACCGGTTGGGCTGCCGTGTGCGCAGCAGAAGCGACTTCCGCCGCGGAAGCTTCTTCTGCGGCAGCCGGAATCGGTTCCTCGATATACTCTTCGGCAGGCGGTTGCCACTCGGTCTCCTTGTGTTTTATCTTGGTCGGCATCGACAAAAATATAATGGGCCCGATGATGGGTAAAACAGCTGCCACTCCGCAAACCAATCCCGGAGACTGGGCACGGAAAAGCGCAATTTCATACGCCGCGTAAATGTTGGCGGCATAAATCAACACGAAAAGAAAAATTCCAATTCCCGAAGTAAAGATGCCGCCAATAAGCGACCGTGTGGCAGGCCGTTCCAGGCGCGGCACTGGTCGGATCTCGATTTCGGTTCGCTTGGCTTTATCCTGAGCGCTCAGCTCGATGAATGGCTCAACAAACTGGGCCGCCTTGGGATTGCCCTGTAGATCCTTGAGGTTATCCTGGGAAAGTTTTGCCCAGCCGATATGGTCGCTGTACTTGCCATCCGCCTGACGCAGAACGATTCCTCGCTCGTCCATGGAGACGACATCACCAGCCACGGTCTGACCGTCGGTAAGATGCAGAGTTTGAGTTTCAGCATTAGCCGTCCCGTTCAACAGGCCAAAGAGACCCAAAAGAATACAAAATGAATAAAACTTATGCACAATGGAATTTTGCATAGGAGAGGGACGCAGGCCAAGGAAGAAAATTAACATTAAATGTCAGATTAAGAGCCAGATCGGCAGTTCAGGAAGGTTTGGATGGGGGAAGATCCTGCAATTCGGGAACAACGCTGCCCAGTTCTTTGAGCAAATCCTCCACGATCCAGTTGTTTCGGGTGGCGGTTAATTTATCCGCAGTGGCGCCATGTTGCCAAACAGCATAGCGAAGCGTCTTTAACGGATCAACTTGCAAGGTGGGCTGGGCGAGCAGCCCGGCCAGGTATCCCGACAAGGCGTCACCACTGCCGCCCTGGGCGAGATAAGGGTTTCCAGATGGATTTACGTAAATTTCACCCGAACTTCGACCGATAAGTGTTTGATTTCCTTTTAAAACCACCCAACAGTTGCCAAGGCGTTTGGATACCTCACGCAAGGCATTCGGGCGGTTCGCCTCGACCTGTTTGGCTGAACAACGCAGGATGCGGCTGGCTTCGCCGGGATGCGGTGTGATGACACGGATCGCATTCTTGGGGAAAGGAGCCAGAGGCAACCAATCAAGCGCGCTGGCATCAACCACTACCGGAACCGCGGCATCACGCCACACATGTCGCGTCATCATTTTCATGTCATCGGGAATGTCCCCGGCAGCCAGACCGGGCCCAATTAGGACGGCATTGAAATCGCCCGGCAGGCTGAGTTTCGAGTTCCAAATTGAAACCATTACCGCTTGCAACTGTGGTGCGATGGAATGATAAACCTCTTCATTGGTATATAACGTGATTAGGCCGGGTTGAGCACGCTGGGCGCCGCGTGCAGCTAATACTGCCGCGCCATGATAACCAAGGCTTCCCGCTATAATGGCAATCCTGCCAAAATTTCCCTTGTGTGCGGTTGCGGGACGCTCAGGAGGGAAATTATTAAAATCTTCGGGAAGCGTCCAATTTGTTTCGCCAGTGAATGGACATTTTGCCAGTCCAATGTCCGGCACGACCTCCAAACGACCAACATAAGGCCAAGCCGATGGAAGCAGGAGCCCTTGCTTTGGCGCACCCAGAGTCATGGTAACAGAAGCCCGGATTGCAGTGCCCATGGGCTCGCCCGTATCCGCATTGAGCCCTGAAGGCACATCAATGGAGAGAACCTTCGTTTGCAAATCATTAATGCGCTGGATGAGTGCGGCCCAGTGTTCGTCCAGAGGTCGGTTAATTCCAATGCCGAAGAGGCCGTCAATTATCAAGGCCGGGCGCTGGTCGAGAATCTGATGGAGCTCGGAAATTCCTTCCTGCGGATTCGAAACGTCTTGGAGGTAAACAGGCCAGTCAGCCAGGTGCTCACGCGCACGTCGCGCGTCATTCCCATTATTGCCTTTGCCAGCCAGAACGAGAACAAGTTGACCGGGACGAACCATTTGCGATGCCCGCCGGGCTACAAGCTGGCCAACCCGCATAATGACTTCGGATTCCGTTTT
The sequence above is a segment of the Pedosphaera parvula Ellin514 genome. Coding sequences within it:
- a CDS encoding adenylate kinase family protein, with product MKYRTTLLFGAPGAGKGTQGKILGTIPNFFHCACGDVFRSLKPDSPIGRIFLEYANRGSLVPDKPTVELWEQFIENNKKSGRFNPDTDTLILDGIPRNVAQAEMLKDTLDVRAIFYLRCPNMNKLVERLQRRALRENRLDDASLEVIKHRLKTYERETKPVLNFYGKEMVHKIDSTQTPAKVMFDILRHITKI
- a CDS encoding NAD(P)H-hydrate dehydratase, with protein sequence MPIPVINVAQMREWEKASWEAGKTESEVIMRVGQLVARRASQMVRPGQLVLVLAGKGNNGNDARRAREHLADWPVYLQDVSNPQEGISELHQILDQRPALIIDGLFGIGINRPLDEHWAALIQRINDLQTKVLSIDVPSGLNADTGEPMGTAIRASVTMTLGAPKQGLLLPSAWPYVGRLEVVPDIGLAKCPFTGETNWTLPEDFNNFPPERPATAHKGNFGRIAIIAGSLGYHGAAVLAARGAQRAQPGLITLYTNEEVYHSIAPQLQAVMVSIWNSKLSLPGDFNAVLIGPGLAAGDIPDDMKMMTRHVWRDAAVPVVVDASALDWLPLAPFPKNAIRVITPHPGEASRILRCSAKQVEANRPNALREVSKRLGNCWVVLKGNQTLIGRSSGEIYVNPSGNPYLAQGGSGDALSGYLAGLLAQPTLQVDPLKTLRYAVWQHGATADKLTATRNNWIVEDLLKELGSVVPELQDLPPSKPS
- a CDS encoding ABC transporter ATP-binding protein codes for the protein MAELLLEAQHISHRYDLAGSKAMEILRDISLQVREHEVVAMLGPSGCGKSTLLRILIGLLKPTSGEVLYRNKSMQGLNPSAALVFQNFALFPWLSVQQNISMGLENLPLSDAEKRQRVRKVIDKVGLEGFEEAFPRELSGGMKQRVGIARALVVEPEILCMDEPFSALDVMTGETLRNEVVDIYTDKASPVNSILMVTHSISEAVFMATRIVVLGANPGTLRAVLDNFLPYPRDEHHPDFIRLSRRLHAIITQTVMPDEVVTPAAPPTIPGIPNVSLLATIGLLEILENEGEMELFALAKQVDKEFTQMLLFVKAAELLGWVTTPGQNVLLTSEGRKFLAADVNARKQLLNAKLRSIFVFDLVLRMLKNAENHELEEEVVLSELAMLYPHEKPHRVLRTIIAWGRYAELFKYNSTRKVIYPFDQPSSGSETEVPVGADSGMEP
- the thiC gene encoding phosphomethylpyrimidine synthase ThiC, with the translated sequence MIAPRDSIEPKSSDQLPNSKRVYVPGNLHKDIRVPFREITLNATKNFKGETEPNEAVRVYDCSGPWGDPGYQGDVTKGLPRLREKWVIARGDVEAYDGRRVKPQDNGYLSDVHAQSSAQRNNSAISALSAPESATHRPLRASKGHPVSQLWYARQGIITPEMEYIAIRENMGREAAMELIENKNGDRRVLNQQHLGNSWGASIPKFITPEFVRDEVARGRAIIPANINHPELEPMIIGRNFLVKINANIGNSAVASSIEEEVEKMRWSTKWGADTVMDLSTGKNIHATREWILRNSPVPIGTVPIYQALEKVGGKAEELTWEIYRDTLLEQCEQGVDYFTIHAGVLLRFIPLTANRATGIVSRGGSILAKWCLAHHKENFLYTHWDDICEIMAAYDVSFSIGDGLRPGSIADANDEAQFGELKVQGDLTKRAWDRGVQVMNEGPGHVPMHMIQENMTKQLEWCHEAPFYTLGPLTTDIAPGYDHITSAIGAAMIGWYGCAMLCYVTPKEHLGLPNKKDVKDGVIAYKIAAHAADLAKGHPGAQFRDNALSKARFEFRWEDQFNLSLDPETAREFHDETLPQDGAKSAHFCSMCGPHFCSMKITEDVRKYAAEQGIAEEEALKKGMADKSKEFVEKGAEVYAKA
- a CDS encoding ABC transporter permease produces the protein MAFEISAPRPQRNFSWVDLAVLVGLVAVIYGITAVAREWSGQLQPVAEIHLDLRYLPLYTLFSLTRGVIAYVISFFFTMTYGYVAARVKGSERVMLPMLDILQSIPVLGFLPGFVLGLIHLFPHRNLGLEIASVLMIFTGQVWNMTFSFYYSLKSVPEELNAVARLSKLTWWQRFLRLDLSYAASGLVWNSMLSMAGGWFFLTVSEAFVLGSHDFRLPGLGSYMSLAIEQGNVTAQVMGVVAMGSMIVFLDQLVWRPVVAWSQKFSDEDASTRGGTESWLWDRVRRSRLWGPFVRSLSKLLPRANKMLSAGLPQPQSRSQKRVFAQILKWFFVIAALSGAIFAGIKYFQLLHSLSKADWKSILLSTAMTFGRVIAAVALASLWTIPVGVMIGRNPRWSRAMQPIIQMVASFPAPMLFPIVVALVLSLGGGLGIGSVFLLLLGTQWYVLFNVISGSSAIPRELWEVSRLKRLSLSARWRKLILPGIFPSLLTGWITAMGGAWNASIVAEYMKYKGQTLSTIGLGALISQATDEGRFALLGAAVGVMSFTVVLVNRLVWRPLTHQAQTRYSLDN
- the mgtE gene encoding magnesium transporter translates to MIGNLLQPELVELIKQRNFAQLREILCGFSPMEIAEIFTDLQSDDEAVLMRILPHETAAEVFEYLSLEEQEQLLHSLGSEQVAQILNDISPDDRTALLEELPAAATQKLLNLLSPNERKIASDLLGYPKDSIGRRMTPEYVAIKQSWNAQEVLNYLRVEGRKRESLNQLYVVDEKGKLVDWVRLRNVVVADPQTPVVELLENRNLALRATDDQESAVAAFRKYDVTILPVVDSKDVLVGVVTVDDILDVAEKEATEDIQKLGGMEALDAPYLKITLLQMVKKRAGWLSILFVSEMFTSTAMGYFEGEIEKAAILSIFLPLILSSGGNSGSQATTLIIRAMAVRDVALRDWARVFRRELMAGLSLGFVLATLGFARIFIWQHLKFKDYGPHYMKVALTISGSLIGVVLWGSLVGAMLPMVLRRLKFDPAVCSAPFVATLVDVTGIVIYFNVAYQLLHGTLL
- a CDS encoding YkgJ family cysteine cluster protein; protein product: MPIFYECERCTACCRWPGQVRLSDDEITRLAAFKGLKDYDFIQQFTRLTQDRRGLALKDKENGECIFLEQNGCAVQPVKPQQCRDFPNLWNFPGFEKVCHAIPKLVSPEEYERLIKRATKPANELD
- the fmt gene encoding methionyl-tRNA formyltransferase; protein product: MERLRIIFMGTAELACASLEALTQQTDFSVVAVVTQPDRPKGRDLKLQPSPVKQVALKHALPVLQPERARNPEFVQSLAEFKPDLIVVAAYGQILPKSILELPRFGCLNVHTSLLPKYRGAAPIQWAILDGEPVTGVTIMKMDAGLDTGDILTQETTPIQHEDNSQLLHDRLAQIGAALLVPTIREFVSGKIIARPQPVEGVSYARKILKEDGKLDWTQPAHVLWNRVRGFTPWPGAFTHLPAEPKPLLLKIWQAEVIEGASGNPGEILSADKTGIIIACGEKALKVTTLQREGGRRMNAQDFLTGHSLKPGQKLG